Proteins encoded in a region of the Sphingopyxis sp. OAS728 genome:
- a CDS encoding caspase family protein, translating into MMRFWLVTLTALLLFAPSVAEARKVALIIGNGDYANTSRLVNPANDIRIIAASAKQAGFDDVTVAADLAVNDFQKAMRDFRAKADGAEVAMVYYAGHGIEAQGKNWLIPTDAQLKSDLDLPYEAINLDRMMEAVSGAQIRMVVLDSCRNNPFGRSWRSGTRAVVNGLAGVEADDVLVIFAAAPGQTAADGTSGNSPFATSLAKRLPQPDTPVQLLGGLIRDDVLAATGGAQRPFVSASITGTPVYLVPRAAPPAAPAASGDRAAVEDLLWKGAVAENSVRAFSAYLAEFPAGKFAGEASDNIGRLLKKPARPTAAFAGAAKRPPPVPAAPAARKFIVSNVRVECVKLTGRLGLGLPDQLFLRFNTGQRFPEGKSEIYSIKKGESWVVPQSFEFDQPVSFQLREFDDIGGSDNIGTIDIGDAPGTFTKTLDGDASDYRVTYTVTVS; encoded by the coding sequence ATGATGCGATTCTGGCTTGTTACTCTCACCGCGCTGCTGCTGTTCGCGCCGTCGGTGGCCGAGGCGCGCAAGGTCGCGCTGATCATCGGCAATGGCGATTATGCGAACACCAGCCGGCTGGTGAACCCCGCGAACGACATCAGGATCATCGCGGCGTCGGCGAAGCAGGCGGGGTTCGACGATGTCACCGTCGCCGCCGACCTTGCGGTCAATGATTTCCAGAAGGCGATGCGCGATTTTCGCGCCAAGGCCGACGGCGCCGAGGTGGCGATGGTTTATTATGCCGGGCACGGGATCGAGGCGCAGGGCAAGAACTGGCTGATCCCGACCGACGCGCAGCTCAAATCGGACCTCGACCTGCCCTATGAGGCAATCAACCTCGACCGGATGATGGAGGCGGTATCGGGCGCGCAGATCCGGATGGTCGTGCTCGATTCGTGCCGCAACAATCCCTTCGGCCGATCGTGGCGGTCGGGGACGCGCGCGGTGGTCAATGGCCTTGCGGGTGTCGAGGCCGACGATGTGCTCGTGATTTTTGCCGCGGCGCCCGGGCAGACCGCCGCCGACGGGACGAGCGGCAATTCGCCCTTCGCGACCTCGCTCGCGAAACGCCTGCCACAGCCCGATACGCCGGTGCAGCTGCTCGGCGGCTTGATCCGCGACGATGTGCTCGCGGCGACGGGAGGCGCACAGCGGCCGTTCGTCAGCGCCAGCATTACCGGGACGCCAGTGTATCTGGTCCCGCGCGCCGCGCCGCCTGCCGCGCCCGCGGCGTCGGGCGACCGGGCGGCGGTTGAGGATCTCTTGTGGAAGGGCGCGGTCGCCGAAAACAGCGTTCGCGCCTTCAGCGCCTATCTCGCCGAATTTCCCGCGGGCAAATTCGCAGGCGAGGCGAGCGACAATATCGGGCGGTTGCTGAAGAAACCTGCCAGACCGACCGCAGCCTTCGCGGGCGCCGCCAAACGCCCGCCCCCCGTCCCGGCGGCACCGGCGGCGCGCAAGTTCATCGTGTCGAACGTGCGCGTCGAATGCGTCAAGCTGACGGGTCGGCTCGGCCTCGGCCTGCCCGACCAGCTGTTCCTGCGCTTCAACACCGGGCAACGTTTTCCCGAGGGCAAGAGCGAGATTTATTCGATCAAGAAGGGCGAGAGCTGGGTCGTTCCCCAGAGCTTCGAGTTCGACCAGCCGGTGAGTTTCCAGCTCCGCGAATTCGACGATATCGGCGGCAGCGACAATATCGGGACGATCGACATCGGCGACGCGCCGGGGACATTCACGAAGACGCTCGACGGCGATGCCAGCGATTACCGGGTGACCTATACGGTGACGGTCAGCTGA
- a CDS encoding rhodanese-related sulfurtransferase, whose protein sequence is MFQVAALYRFAPFDDPAALRQPLLDLCAAEGVKGTLLLAREGVNGTIAGTEAGIAAVLDHIRALPDCADLDVKYSTAAEMPFQRMKVRLKKEIVTMKVAGLDAARDAAPYVDPADWNALVDDPDTVLIDTRNDFEVGYGSFDGALNPETKSFGEFPDWWRANADRFVGKRVAMFCTGGIRCEKSTAFLRHEGVEDVVHLKGGILAYLEQVPQGDSRWHGSCFVFDERVSVGHGLVEIGDKE, encoded by the coding sequence ATGTTCCAGGTTGCCGCCCTTTACCGCTTCGCGCCGTTCGACGATCCCGCCGCGCTGCGCCAGCCCTTGCTCGACCTTTGCGCTGCGGAAGGCGTCAAGGGCACGCTGCTACTCGCGCGCGAGGGCGTCAACGGCACTATCGCGGGAACCGAGGCCGGGATTGCCGCAGTACTGGACCATATCCGCGCCTTGCCCGACTGCGCCGACCTCGACGTCAAATATTCGACCGCCGCGGAGATGCCGTTCCAGCGCATGAAGGTCCGGCTGAAAAAGGAAATCGTGACGATGAAGGTCGCGGGGCTCGACGCCGCGCGCGACGCCGCGCCTTATGTCGATCCCGCCGACTGGAACGCGCTTGTCGACGATCCGGACACAGTGCTCATCGACACGCGCAATGATTTCGAGGTCGGCTACGGCAGCTTCGACGGCGCGCTGAACCCCGAAACGAAAAGCTTCGGCGAATTCCCCGACTGGTGGCGCGCCAACGCCGACCGCTTTGTGGGCAAGCGCGTCGCGATGTTCTGCACCGGCGGTATCCGCTGCGAAAAATCGACCGCTTTCCTGCGCCACGAGGGCGTCGAGGATGTCGTGCATCTGAAAGGCGGCATCCTCGCCTATCTCGAACAGGTGCCCCAAGGCGACAGCCGCTGGCACGGCAGCTGCTTCGTCTTCGACGAACGGGTGAGCGTCGGGCACGGGCTCGTCGAGATCGGCGACAAGGAATAA
- a CDS encoding GMC family oxidoreductase N-terminal domain-containing protein: protein MTAPFNFGQLKFLKALTEALFHGAEMAITPDQVVANVCDLFEKVGGTKLDEIRLSLTATEIVLGPMFAEVDVETRVERIDDRLRDSSIDLFQDMGRLRGIIYACYYGHWQPGLEPGDQDANATNPVHRQIGFTLPKFRQRGSADMPLAPIRGREIDPAYVVDADSLEDEYDVIVVGSGAGGAVAAYNIAGWDYKVLIVEAGPFYPSHAITHHELDMIAKLYKHGAVQTTTNRDFVVFQGRCVGGSSTINNGICLRVNEPGRTHPDAKDVLAKWASIGAPIDAAAFHDSYDAVKDMLGIARIEPRSGRHNGPHLINGWHAYADTSDNPMDKRAITDWFDKNFGPPNTPTACSYCGYCNSGCAYGRRMGVAQTYLPQACRDRGARILPDTKAQQILWQTAADGRREAEAVKLVLPDGSNRLVRARVGVVVAAGTIASSKLLDRSDIDGTGYQVSLNVASPVVALMPAGAGGDAWDEDQMSSYVDCGDFLLESHFQPPMSMASLMPGWFADHSQRMKNFSRVHSAGILFPADRRGQIVDGKLKFRLDVDDDLPMLRRAMATLTKVHFAAGALECYPALAKGQKVTPDMDVDAFFKTAIREQDDVTLSSSHPHGGNAINEDPQYGVVDPECRVHGTTNVVVTDASVFPSCIRVNAQWTTMAMAQYATGRSDPFR, encoded by the coding sequence ATGACGGCACCGTTTAATTTCGGGCAGCTCAAATTTTTGAAGGCGTTGACCGAGGCGCTGTTCCATGGCGCCGAAATGGCGATCACCCCCGATCAGGTCGTCGCCAATGTCTGCGACCTGTTCGAAAAGGTCGGGGGGACGAAACTCGACGAGATCCGCCTGTCGCTCACCGCGACCGAAATCGTGCTCGGCCCGATGTTCGCCGAGGTCGATGTCGAAACGCGCGTCGAGCGCATCGACGACCGGCTGCGCGACAGTAGCATCGACCTTTTTCAGGATATGGGCCGGCTGCGCGGGATCATCTACGCCTGCTATTACGGCCATTGGCAGCCGGGGCTCGAGCCCGGCGACCAGGACGCCAATGCGACCAATCCCGTTCACCGCCAGATCGGCTTCACGCTGCCCAAATTTCGCCAGCGCGGCAGTGCCGACATGCCGCTCGCGCCGATCCGCGGGCGCGAGATCGACCCCGCCTATGTCGTCGACGCCGACAGCCTCGAGGACGAATATGACGTGATCGTCGTCGGCTCGGGCGCGGGCGGGGCGGTCGCGGCCTATAATATCGCGGGTTGGGACTATAAGGTGCTGATCGTCGAGGCGGGGCCCTTCTACCCGAGCCACGCGATCACCCATCACGAACTCGACATGATCGCCAAGCTCTACAAACATGGCGCGGTCCAGACGACGACCAACCGCGATTTCGTCGTGTTCCAGGGACGCTGCGTCGGGGGGTCGTCGACGATCAACAACGGCATCTGCCTGCGCGTCAACGAACCCGGGCGGACGCATCCCGATGCCAAGGATGTGCTCGCCAAATGGGCGAGCATCGGTGCGCCGATCGACGCGGCCGCCTTTCACGACAGCTATGACGCGGTGAAGGACATGCTCGGCATCGCGCGGATCGAACCGCGCAGCGGCCGGCACAACGGCCCGCACCTGATCAACGGCTGGCACGCCTACGCCGACACGTCGGACAACCCGATGGACAAGCGCGCGATTACCGACTGGTTCGACAAGAATTTCGGTCCGCCGAACACACCGACCGCCTGCTCCTATTGCGGCTATTGCAATTCGGGCTGTGCCTATGGCCGCCGCATGGGGGTGGCGCAGACCTATTTGCCGCAGGCGTGCCGCGATCGCGGCGCGCGCATCCTGCCCGATACCAAGGCGCAGCAGATATTGTGGCAGACCGCCGCCGACGGCCGGCGCGAGGCGGAGGCGGTGAAGCTGGTCCTGCCCGACGGATCGAACCGCCTTGTCCGCGCGCGCGTCGGCGTCGTCGTCGCGGCCGGCACGATCGCCTCGTCGAAGCTGCTCGACCGCAGCGATATCGACGGCACCGGCTATCAGGTCTCGCTCAACGTCGCGTCGCCGGTGGTCGCGTTGATGCCCGCGGGCGCGGGCGGCGATGCGTGGGACGAGGACCAGATGTCGAGCTATGTCGATTGCGGCGATTTCCTGCTCGAAAGCCATTTCCAGCCGCCGATGTCGATGGCCTCGCTGATGCCCGGCTGGTTTGCCGATCATTCGCAGCGGATGAAGAATTTCAGCCGCGTTCATTCGGCGGGCATTCTCTTCCCCGCCGACCGGCGCGGGCAGATCGTCGACGGCAAGCTCAAATTCCGCCTCGACGTCGACGACGACCTCCCGATGCTGCGGCGCGCGATGGCGACTTTGACCAAGGTCCATTTCGCCGCCGGCGCGCTCGAATGCTATCCGGCGCTTGCGAAGGGGCAGAAGGTTACGCCCGACATGGACGTTGATGCCTTTTTCAAGACGGCGATCCGCGAGCAGGACGATGTGACCCTGTCGAGCAGCCACCCGCACGGCGGCAATGCGATCAACGAGGATCCGCAATATGGCGTCGTCGACCCCGAATGCCGCGTCCACGGCACGACCAATGTCGTCGTGACCGACGCGAGCGTCTTCCCGAGCTGCATCCGCGTCAACGCGCAATGGACGACGATGGCGATGGCACAATATGCGACCGGGCGGAGCGATCCCTTCCGTTAG
- a CDS encoding DJ-1/PfpI family protein: MQIAVLTFDGFNELDSFVAAAILNRLRGQGWEAHITSPTPKVTSMNGVTIERQQPLDFAAKADAVIIGSGIRTREIAADPLMLGRIRLDPARQLIGAQCSGTLLLAKLGLIGNLPACTDLTTKPWVIEAGVEVLDAPFVAHGNVATAGGCLASQYLAAWIIARVAGVTAAEEALHYVAPVGEKADYVTRAIAAVQPFLPVEALARTA, encoded by the coding sequence GTGCAAATTGCGGTGCTGACCTTCGACGGCTTCAACGAACTCGATTCGTTCGTCGCCGCGGCAATCCTGAACCGCCTGCGCGGGCAGGGCTGGGAAGCGCATATCACGTCGCCGACGCCGAAAGTGACCTCGATGAACGGGGTAACGATCGAACGCCAGCAACCGCTCGACTTCGCGGCCAAGGCCGACGCGGTGATCATCGGCAGCGGGATCAGGACGCGCGAGATCGCGGCCGATCCGCTGATGCTCGGCCGCATCCGGCTCGATCCGGCGCGCCAGTTGATCGGCGCGCAATGTTCGGGAACGCTGCTGCTCGCAAAGCTCGGGCTGATCGGCAATCTCCCCGCATGCACCGACCTCACCACCAAACCGTGGGTGATCGAGGCGGGAGTCGAGGTGCTCGACGCGCCCTTCGTTGCGCACGGCAATGTCGCGACCGCGGGCGGCTGCCTCGCATCGCAATATCTCGCCGCATGGATCATCGCGCGGGTCGCGGGCGTGACTGCGGCCGAGGAGGCGCTCCACTATGTCGCGCCGGTCGGTGAGAAAGCGGATTATGTGACGCGCGCGATTGCAGCCGTGCAGCCATTCCTGCCCGTCGAGGCGCTCGCCCGCACGGCGTAA
- a CDS encoding malate synthase G, with amino-acid sequence MTEFLDRSGLSVDSRLADFIEQRALLGTGLDTVKFWSDFADLLRKFAPENAALLAKREDLQAQIDAWHEARAGQAHDPAAYQAFLREIGYLVPEPAAFKVGTQNVDPEIATMAGPQLVVPALNARFALNAANARWGSLYDALYGTDALDAPPARPGGYDADRGAAVIARAKAFLDEAVPLASGSWTDWQGGELILADPSQRVGHKPGGILLRHNGLHIELVIDSASAIGKTDPAGIADVVLEAALTTIIDLEDSVAAVDGEDKTLGYTNWLGLMRGDLVESFAKGGATVTRAMEADREWTSPSGEPFTLHGRSVMFVRNVGHLMTTPMIKLPNGAEAPEGLCDAVITSLCSLHDLKGLGTLTNSRAGSIYIVKPKQHGPEECGFTDRLFDAVEDMLGLARHTMKVGVMDEERRTSANLGACIHAVKDRIVFINTGFLDRTGDEIHTSMRAGPMIPKGEMKASDWIASYEDRNVRIGLACGLSGKAQIGKGMWAMPDLMKAMLDAKIGHPKSGANTAWVPSPTAATLHALHYHQVDVFARQKEIAGEAVPSLDRLLNIPVATGRNWSEAEITRELDNNCQGILGYVVRWIDQGVGCSKVPDIDDVGLMEDRATLRIASQALANWLLHGVCTPEQVDAALARMATKVDAQNAGDALYEKLTPDGIAYQAARALIFEGVTQPSGYTEPLLHKYRQAKKAA; translated from the coding sequence ATGACCGAATTTCTCGACCGTTCCGGACTGTCCGTCGATTCGCGACTGGCCGATTTTATCGAGCAGCGCGCGTTGCTGGGGACGGGGCTCGACACCGTCAAATTCTGGAGCGATTTCGCGGATCTGCTCCGCAAGTTCGCGCCCGAAAATGCGGCGCTGCTGGCGAAGCGCGAGGATCTGCAGGCACAGATCGACGCCTGGCACGAAGCACGCGCCGGACAAGCGCACGATCCGGCGGCCTATCAGGCCTTCCTGCGCGAGATCGGCTATCTCGTTCCGGAGCCCGCAGCCTTCAAAGTCGGCACGCAGAATGTCGACCCCGAAATCGCGACGATGGCGGGCCCGCAGCTCGTCGTCCCTGCGCTCAACGCGCGTTTCGCGCTCAACGCCGCCAACGCGCGCTGGGGCAGCCTCTATGACGCGCTCTACGGCACCGACGCGCTCGACGCACCGCCGGCGCGGCCCGGCGGCTATGATGCCGACCGCGGCGCTGCGGTGATCGCGCGGGCAAAGGCGTTTCTGGACGAGGCGGTGCCGCTCGCATCGGGAAGCTGGACCGACTGGCAGGGCGGCGAACTCATCCTTGCCGATCCGTCGCAACGCGTCGGCCACAAGCCCGGCGGCATACTGCTTCGCCACAACGGCCTGCACATCGAACTGGTGATCGATTCGGCGAGCGCGATCGGCAAGACCGACCCCGCGGGCATCGCCGATGTCGTGCTCGAAGCCGCGCTGACGACGATCATCGACCTCGAAGACAGCGTCGCCGCGGTCGATGGCGAGGACAAGACGCTCGGCTACACGAACTGGCTCGGCTTGATGCGCGGCGATCTCGTCGAAAGCTTTGCCAAGGGCGGGGCGACGGTGACGCGCGCGATGGAGGCCGACCGTGAATGGACCTCGCCGTCGGGTGAGCCCTTCACGCTCCACGGCCGCAGCGTGATGTTCGTGCGGAACGTCGGCCATCTAATGACGACGCCGATGATCAAGCTGCCGAACGGTGCCGAGGCGCCCGAGGGGCTTTGCGACGCGGTGATCACCAGCCTCTGCTCGCTCCACGATCTGAAGGGCCTCGGCACGCTCACCAACAGCCGTGCCGGCAGCATCTACATTGTGAAGCCCAAGCAGCACGGGCCCGAGGAATGCGGCTTCACCGACCGGCTGTTCGACGCCGTCGAGGATATGCTCGGCCTCGCGCGTCACACGATGAAGGTCGGCGTGATGGACGAGGAGCGTCGCACCTCGGCGAACCTCGGCGCGTGCATCCACGCGGTGAAGGACCGCATCGTCTTCATCAACACCGGCTTCCTCGACCGCACCGGCGACGAGATCCACACCTCGATGCGCGCGGGTCCGATGATCCCGAAGGGCGAGATGAAGGCGAGCGACTGGATCGCCTCCTACGAGGACCGCAACGTCCGCATCGGCCTCGCCTGCGGGCTTTCGGGCAAGGCGCAGATCGGAAAGGGCATGTGGGCGATGCCCGACCTGATGAAGGCGATGCTCGACGCCAAGATCGGCCACCCGAAGTCGGGCGCGAACACCGCATGGGTGCCGTCGCCGACCGCCGCGACGCTCCACGCGCTGCACTATCATCAGGTCGATGTCTTCGCGCGGCAGAAGGAGATCGCGGGCGAGGCGGTGCCGTCGCTCGACCGGTTGCTCAACATTCCTGTCGCGACGGGGCGTAACTGGAGCGAGGCCGAAATCACGCGCGAACTCGACAATAATTGCCAGGGCATCCTCGGCTATGTCGTGCGCTGGATCGACCAGGGCGTCGGCTGCTCTAAGGTCCCCGACATCGACGACGTGGGCCTGATGGAAGACCGCGCGACGCTGCGCATCGCCAGCCAGGCGCTCGCCAACTGGCTGCTCCACGGGGTCTGCACCCCCGAACAGGTCGACGCCGCGCTGGCGCGGATGGCGACGAAGGTCGATGCACAAAACGCCGGCGATGCGCTTTACGAAAAGCTGACGCCGGACGGCATCGCATATCAGGCGGCGCGCGCGCTTATCTTCGAAGGCGTGACACAGCCGTCGGGCTACACCGAGCCGCTGCTCCACAAATATCGGCAGGCGAAAAAGGCGGCCTGA
- a CDS encoding WYL domain-containing protein, producing the protein MDDTRLKLMEAIARKRKVTAQYNGQTLTLAPHLLFERRGDLFISALNLNKSWRSDEDPRLGHFKLDGLASIELIDEEFDPLPGFEPAPPREEDTPLLAV; encoded by the coding sequence ATGGACGACACGCGACTGAAATTGATGGAGGCGATTGCCCGCAAGCGGAAGGTGACGGCCCAATATAATGGCCAGACCCTGACGCTGGCGCCGCATTTGCTGTTCGAACGGCGCGGCGACCTGTTCATCAGCGCGCTGAACCTCAACAAGAGCTGGCGGTCCGACGAGGACCCGCGCCTCGGCCATTTCAAGCTCGACGGGCTCGCGTCGATCGAATTGATCGATGAGGAATTCGATCCGCTGCCCGGCTTCGAACCTGCACCGCCGCGCGAGGAAGACACCCCGCTGCTCGCGGTCTGA
- a CDS encoding GGDEF domain-containing protein, translating to MTAAFVLGINMSVAGIFAVAFAVVAATNRGARGARWLAAGYGMGIVYVALEFLLTRQVDPTPVGIGIFLVFLLALSFALIGAAYHYHVQPPWRAMAAIWVVTILAVPAIFSLTYGSTLRLTLYQLPYFAMQSLLGFVIWRSGRRQALDLLLIALQVVAAAIYVAKPFIATLVGTASAPQGYMGTTYAAISQSGSVVTLMAIALVLLLVMMRDTTAEMVARSETDPLSSVLNRRGFEHHAELAFMRGGAAVLIAADLDDFKKINDSFGHAAGDGVIAHFAAMLVDAAPAGAIVGRIGGEEFAVLLPDALLSDGRLYAETVRTAFAAVQLPVLGIDRCFTASFGVAQRTSDNSLFELSRRADAALYRAKAGGRDQVRVALGEMPPAPALGVA from the coding sequence ATGACTGCCGCCTTTGTGCTTGGCATCAACATGTCCGTGGCCGGCATTTTTGCCGTGGCGTTCGCCGTGGTGGCGGCGACGAACCGCGGCGCGCGCGGTGCGCGGTGGCTTGCGGCCGGCTATGGCATGGGCATCGTCTATGTCGCGCTCGAATTCCTGCTGACGCGGCAGGTCGATCCGACCCCGGTCGGCATCGGCATCTTCCTCGTCTTCCTGCTCGCGCTCAGCTTTGCGCTGATCGGCGCCGCCTATCATTATCATGTGCAGCCGCCCTGGCGTGCCATGGCGGCGATATGGGTCGTCACGATCCTTGCTGTGCCGGCGATCTTCAGCCTGACCTATGGTTCGACGCTGCGCCTGACACTCTACCAACTGCCCTATTTCGCGATGCAGAGCCTGCTGGGGTTTGTGATCTGGCGCTCGGGCAGGCGGCAGGCGCTCGACCTGTTGCTGATCGCGCTGCAAGTGGTTGCGGCGGCCATCTATGTCGCCAAGCCCTTCATCGCGACGCTGGTCGGTACGGCGAGCGCGCCGCAAGGCTATATGGGGACGACCTACGCCGCGATCTCGCAAAGCGGGAGCGTCGTCACATTGATGGCGATCGCGCTCGTGTTGCTGCTGGTGATGATGCGCGACACCACCGCGGAAATGGTGGCACGCTCGGAAACCGATCCGCTTTCGAGCGTGCTCAACCGGCGCGGTTTCGAACATCATGCCGAATTGGCATTCATGCGCGGGGGAGCCGCCGTGCTGATCGCCGCCGACCTCGACGATTTCAAGAAGATCAACGACAGTTTCGGCCATGCGGCGGGCGACGGCGTGATCGCGCATTTCGCGGCGATGCTCGTCGATGCAGCGCCGGCGGGTGCGATTGTCGGTCGGATCGGGGGCGAGGAATTCGCCGTCCTGCTCCCCGATGCGTTATTGTCCGACGGCCGTCTCTATGCCGAAACCGTGCGGACCGCGTTCGCTGCCGTCCAATTGCCCGTGCTCGGCATCGACCGATGCTTCACCGCGTCGTTCGGCGTCGCGCAACGTACTTCCGATAATTCGCTGTTCGAATTGTCGCGCCGTGCCGACGCTGCATTATATCGTGCGAAGGCGGGTGGGCGCGACCAGGTTCGTGTCGCGCTCGGCGAAATGCCGCCGGCGCCTGCGCTGGGCGTGGCCTGA
- a CDS encoding hydrolase translates to MTSVSTTEHGALERAADAPMLAQVEKWAAVNSGTGNLPGLKTVAGLLADSFAALPGEVRLVAADPVESVDSAGTVNIIQRGDHLHVRVRPEAPVQLLLTGHMDTVFAADHPFQTLKWLEEGVLNGPGTADMKAGISVILAALTALEASPLASRVGYDVMINSDEETGSQASARLIAELAKGKTAALTYEPALPDGTLAGARPGSGNFSIVVHGRAAHAGRNPQDGRNALLAAADLALRLGALKSDTLKVNPAKIDGGGPNNIVPDSAILRVNMRPSTPDAMAAAEAAMRDAIAAVSREHDVHCHVHGGFNRPPKPLDAAATRLFELVRDCGAALGLPPISWNATGGVCDGNNIAACGVPVVDTMGPRGGAIHSSDEFLIVDSLAERAQLSALTMIRIAERGTV, encoded by the coding sequence ATGACGTCCGTCTCGACAACCGAACATGGCGCGCTCGAACGCGCCGCCGATGCGCCGATGCTGGCACAGGTCGAAAAATGGGCGGCGGTGAACAGCGGCACGGGCAATCTTCCGGGCCTGAAGACCGTCGCGGGCCTGCTCGCCGACAGCTTTGCGGCGCTGCCCGGCGAGGTCCGGCTCGTCGCCGCCGACCCGGTCGAGAGCGTCGACAGCGCGGGCACGGTCAACATAATTCAGCGCGGCGATCATCTGCACGTGCGTGTGCGGCCCGAGGCGCCGGTGCAGCTGCTGCTCACCGGGCATATGGATACGGTGTTTGCCGCCGACCATCCGTTCCAGACGCTGAAATGGCTGGAGGAGGGCGTGCTCAACGGCCCCGGCACCGCCGACATGAAGGCGGGCATTTCGGTGATCCTCGCGGCGCTCACCGCGCTCGAAGCCTCGCCACTTGCATCGCGCGTCGGCTATGATGTGATGATCAACAGCGACGAGGAAACGGGGAGCCAGGCGTCGGCGCGGCTGATCGCCGAGCTCGCGAAGGGCAAGACCGCGGCGCTGACCTATGAACCCGCGCTGCCCGACGGCACGCTGGCGGGAGCACGGCCGGGAAGCGGCAATTTCTCGATCGTCGTCCACGGCCGCGCCGCGCATGCCGGGCGCAATCCGCAGGATGGCCGCAACGCCTTGCTCGCCGCGGCCGATCTGGCGCTGCGCCTCGGTGCGCTCAAATCCGATACACTCAAGGTCAATCCGGCGAAGATCGACGGCGGCGGCCCCAATAATATCGTTCCCGACAGCGCGATCCTGCGCGTCAACATGCGCCCGTCGACCCCCGATGCGATGGCGGCGGCCGAAGCCGCGATGCGTGACGCGATCGCAGCGGTCTCGCGCGAGCATGATGTGCATTGCCACGTCCATGGCGGCTTCAACCGCCCGCCCAAGCCGCTCGATGCCGCGGCGACGCGATTGTTCGAACTCGTGCGCGACTGCGGCGCCGCGCTTGGCCTGCCGCCGATCAGCTGGAATGCGACCGGCGGCGTATGCGACGGCAACAATATCGCGGCGTGCGGGGTGCCGGTGGTCGATACGATGGGCCCGCGCGGTGGGGCGATCCATTCGTCGGACGAATTTCTGATCGTCGATAGCCTTGCCGAGCGCGCGCAATTATCGGCACTCACCATGATAAGAATAGCAGAACGGGGGACGGTGTGA
- a CDS encoding arginine N-succinyltransferase has translation MNYVIRAAKPGDLQSIYEMAKLTGGGFTNLPPDKKALSSKLERTAASFASDKEYPSDELYLLVLEDTDSGEVRGTCQIFGQVGQRWPFYSYRIGTDSKHSEQLDRTFHAQVLMLSNDLNGASEVGGLFLHPAARAGGLGLLLARSRYLFIARHRARFGDRILAELRGVIDEAGGSPFWDGVAGKFFGMNFQEADQFNAVHGNQFIADLMPKHPVYIAMLGEHARSVIGVPHPTGRAAMRMLENEGFAFENYVDIFDGGPTMTARTDQVASVRDAKHVEISGIAETGADALVATGQLADFRCCFGKVGDGATLDSEAAKLLGVGKGGAISWIGR, from the coding sequence GTGAATTATGTGATCCGGGCGGCCAAGCCGGGCGACCTGCAGAGCATTTACGAGATGGCGAAGCTGACCGGTGGCGGTTTCACCAACCTGCCCCCCGACAAGAAGGCGCTGTCCTCCAAGCTCGAGCGCACAGCGGCCTCGTTCGCGAGCGACAAGGAATATCCGTCGGACGAGCTCTACCTGCTCGTGCTCGAGGACACCGACAGCGGCGAAGTGCGTGGCACCTGCCAGATCTTCGGGCAGGTCGGCCAGCGCTGGCCCTTCTATAGCTATCGCATCGGCACCGACAGCAAGCATAGCGAGCAGCTCGACCGCACCTTCCACGCGCAGGTGCTGATGCTGAGCAACGATCTCAATGGCGCGAGCGAGGTCGGCGGACTGTTCCTGCATCCCGCGGCGCGTGCCGGCGGGCTGGGGCTGCTGCTCGCGCGCTCGCGCTACCTGTTCATCGCGCGCCACCGCGCGCGTTTCGGCGACCGCATCCTCGCCGAACTGCGCGGGGTGATCGACGAGGCGGGCGGGTCGCCTTTCTGGGACGGGGTCGCGGGCAAATTCTTCGGCATGAATTTCCAGGAGGCCGACCAGTTCAACGCGGTCCATGGCAACCAGTTCATCGCCGACCTGATGCCCAAGCACCCGGTCTATATCGCGATGCTGGGCGAGCATGCGCGCAGCGTCATCGGCGTGCCGCACCCGACGGGGCGCGCCGCGATGCGCATGCTGGAAAATGAGGGCTTCGCGTTCGAAAATTATGTCGACATCTTCGACGGCGGCCCGACGATGACCGCGCGCACCGATCAGGTCGCCAGCGTTCGCGACGCGAAGCATGTCGAGATTTCGGGGATCGCCGAAACGGGTGCGGACGCGCTGGTCGCAACGGGGCAGCTCGCCGATTTCCGCTGCTGTTTCGGCAAGGTCGGCGACGGCGCCACGCTCGATAGCGAAGCCGCGAAATTGCTCGGCGTCGGCAAGGGCGGCGCGATCAGCTGGATCGGACGTTAG